A region from the Rhodamnia argentea isolate NSW1041297 chromosome 7, ASM2092103v1, whole genome shotgun sequence genome encodes:
- the LOC115749610 gene encoding tropinone reductase 1-like isoform X2, whose amino-acid sequence MEGGRWSLKGKTALVTGGTRGIGYAIVEELAGLGASVHLCSRNEKELNERVAEWRGKGLRVSGSVCDVSSITQNEQLIKTVSSVFDGKLNILVNNAAASVIKKALDHTPEDCSYVLKANLESPYHLCRLAHPLLKASGDGNIVFISAVAGLVSLPALSMYSASKGAVNQLTKNLACEWAKDNIRVNTVAPWGVKTSGAPPEPELRDKFMELILRTPIRRLGEPNEISSVAAFLCLPAASYVTGQVITVDGGYTAGS is encoded by the exons ATGGAAGGTGGAAGGTGGTCGCTGAAAGGCAAGACCGCTTTGGTCACTGGGGGAACCAGAGGGATTGG GTATGCGATCGTAGAAGAGCTGGCAGGGCTCGGCGCGAGCGTTCACCTGTGTTCTCGCAACGAGAAAGAGCTCAACGAGCGAGTGGCAGAGTGGCGGGGTAAAGGGCTTCGAGTGAGCGGCTCGGTTTGCGACGTCAGTAGCATTACCCAAAACGAACAGTTGATTAAGACTGTCTCCTCTGTTTTTGATGGCAAACTGAACATTCTG GTGAACAATGCGGCGGCGAGTGTTATTAAGAAAGCACTAGATCACACACCAGAGGACTGCTCCTACGTGTTGAAAGCCAACCTCGAGTCCCCTTACCATCTGTGCCGACTCGCACATCCGCTCCTGAAAGCTTCAGGAGACGGCAACATTGTGTTTATCTCCGCAGTCGCCGGTCTAGTATCTCTACCTGCACTCTCAATGTACTCTGCTTCCAAAG GTGCTGTCAACCAGCTAACAAAGAACTTGGCATGTGAATGGGCCAAAGACAATATCCGGGTCAACACCGTCGCTCCATGGGGTGTGAAAACCTCCGGCGCGCCCCCT GAGCCGGAATTGAGAGACAAGTTCATGGAGCTGATTTTGCGAACGCCTATCCGTCGGTTGGGAGAGCCTAACGAGATCTCGTCCGTGGCCGCATTTCTCTGCCTTCCTGCAGCTTCGTATGTCACAGGGCAGGTCATTACTGTGGATGGTGGTTATACAGCGGGCTCCTAA
- the LOC115749610 gene encoding tropinone reductase 1-like isoform X3, giving the protein MEGGRWSLKGKTALVTGGTRGIGYAIVEELAGLGASVHLCSRNEKELNERVAEWRGKGLRVSGSVCDVSSITQNEQLIKTVSSVFDGKLNILVNNAAASVIKKALDHTPEDCSYVLKANLESPYHLCRLAHPLLKASGDGNIVFISAVAGLVSLPALSMYSASKGAVNQLTKNLACEWAKDNIRVNTVAPWGVKTSGAPPEPEMRDKFMELILRTPIRRLGEPNEISSVAAFLCLPAASYVTGQVITVDGGYTAGS; this is encoded by the exons ATGGAAGGTGGAAGGTGGTCGCTGAAAGGCAAGACCGCTTTGGTCACTGGGGGAACCAGAGGGATTGG GTATGCGATCGTAGAAGAGCTGGCAGGGCTCGGCGCGAGCGTTCACCTGTGTTCTCGCAACGAGAAAGAGCTCAACGAGCGAGTGGCAGAGTGGCGGGGTAAAGGGCTTCGAGTGAGCGGCTCGGTTTGCGACGTCAGTAGCATTACCCAAAACGAACAGTTGATTAAGACTGTCTCCTCTGTTTTTGATGGCAAACTGAACATTCTG GTGAACAATGCGGCGGCGAGTGTTATTAAGAAAGCACTAGATCACACACCAGAGGACTGCTCCTACGTGTTGAAAGCCAACCTCGAGTCCCCTTACCATCTGTGCCGACTCGCACATCCGCTCCTGAAAGCTTCAGGAGACGGCAACATTGTGTTTATCTCCGCAGTCGCCGGTCTAGTATCTCTACCTGCACTCTCAATGTACTCTGCTTCCAAAG GTGCTGTCAACCAGCTAACAAAGAACTTGGCATGTGAATGGGCCAAAGACAATATCCGGGTCAACACCGTCGCTCCATGGGGTGTGAAAACCTCCGGCGCGCCCCCT GAGCCGGAAATGAGAGACAAGTTCATGGAGCTGATTTTGCGAACGCCTATCCGTCGGTTGGGAGAGCCTAACGAGATCTCGTCTGTGGCCGCATTTCTCTGCCTTCCTGCGGCTTCATATGTCACAGGGCAGGTCATTACTGTGGATGGTGGTTATACAGCGGGCTCCTGA
- the LOC115749610 gene encoding tropinone reductase 1-like isoform X1 — protein sequence MESGRWSLKGKTALVTGGTRGIGYAIVEELAGLGASVHLCSRNEKELNERVAEWRGKGLRVSGSVCDVSSITQNEELIKTVSSVFDGKLNILVNNAAALVIKKALDHTPEDCSYMLKANLESPYHLCQLAHPLLKASGDGNIVFISAVAGLVSLPALSMYSASKGAVNQLTKNLACEWAKDNIRVNTVAPWGVKTSVAHPEPEMRDKFMELILRTPIRRLGEPNEISSVAAFLCLPAASYVTGQVITVDGGYTAGS from the exons ATGGAAAGTGGAAGGTGGTCGCTGAAAGGCAAGACCGCTTTGGTCACTGGGGGAACCAGAGGGATTGG GTATGCGATCGTAGAAGAGCTGGCAGGGCTCGGTGCGAGCGTTCACCTGTGTTCTCGCAACGAGAAAGAGCTCAACGAGCGAGTGGCAGAGTGGCGGGGTAAAGGGCTTCGAGTGAGCGGCTCGGTTTGCGATGTCAGTAGCATTACCCAAAACGAAGAGCTGATTAAGACTGTCTCCTCTGTTTTTGATGGCAAACTGAATATTCTG GTGAACAATGCGGCGGCGCTTGTAATTAAGAAAGCACTAGATCACACACCGGAGGACTGCTCCTACATGTTGAAAGCCAACCTCGAGTCCCCTTACCATCTGTGCCAACTCGCACATCCGCTCCTGAAAGCTTCGGGAGACGGCAACATTGTGTTTATCTCTGCAGTTGCCGGTCTAGTGTCTCTACCTGCACTCTCAATGTACTCTGCTTCCAAAG GTGCTGTCAATCAGCTAACAAAGAACTTGGCATGTGAATGGGCCAAAGACAATATCCGGGTCAACACAGTCGCTCCATGGGGTGTGAAAACCTCCGTCGCACACCCT GAGCCGGAAATGAGAGACAAGTTCATGGAGCTGATTTTGCGAACGCCTATCCGTCGGTTGGGAGAGCCTAACGAGATCTCGTCTGTGGCCGCATTTCTCTGCCTTCCTGCGGCTTCATATGTCACAGGGCAGGTCATTACTGTGGATGGTGGTTATACAGCGGGCTCCTGA